CCACTCCTAAGTTTTTTGAAGTAAGCTCGGCGGAGGCCTTAATTAATCAGGATCATTGCCGGTTCCCATTGATTGTTAAACCGCGCTTTGAGGGTTCCTCAAAAGGCTTGAGTGAAAGTTCTCGCGTAGAAAGTACCGATGAACTTAAAAAGCAGGTGGATTTTATTACTAAAACCTACAAACAGCCGGCTTTAGTTGAGGAGTTTATCTCGGGGCAGGAGTTTACCGTGGCTATCGTCGGTAACGAAAACCCCGAAGTTATGCCGGTAGTCCAGATAAAGATAGACGGAAAATTAAAATTAAATGACAAATTTTATACTTTCGCGCGGATCACTTCCGACAGGTTAGAGTATATTTGCCCGGCAAAAATAACCAATGATTTAAAGAATAAACTGGACGATCTGGCTTTAAAGGTTTATCGCAGTGTTGAGTGCCGGGATTTTGGCAGGGTGGATTTTAGGGTTGATAATGACGGCAACCCTTATGTGCTGGAGATAAATCCGCTGCCTTCTTTATCTACCGAAGATGTTTTTATGCTCATTGCCAAAAATATCGGCATTACTTATGACCAGATGGTCGGCAAGATTTTAAACAGCGCCATTGCGCGCAACGGGTTAAACTAGATGAAAGTTGCCTTGACCTATAATTTAAAAAAGAAGGATCCGCAAAAGCCGGCGGATTATTTCTCCGAATGCGATTCGCAAGAGACGATTAATTCCGTGGTTTGTGCCCTCAAAACCAAGGGCCATTCCGTCGAGGCAATCGACGTGGAGTATCCGGCCTTATTTTCATATTTTCGGAAAAACCGCGTCGATATGGTCTTTAATATCGCTGAAGGAAAGCACGGCAGATTTCGTGAATCCGAAGTGCCGGCAGTGCTGGATTATTTAAACATACCTTATACCGGTTCGGACACCTTCTCTTTAGCCCTGGCCTTAAATAAGGGGCTGACTAAAAAAATATTACAGGCGGAGAATATCCCCACTCCCAATTTTCAGCTTTTCGTGAAAGGGGATGAACCGCTGGATGCGCAGCTGCGGTTTCCATTAATTGTCAAGCCTAATTGCGAAGGATCGGCAAAAGGGATAAACAAGACCAATGTAGTTGAGAATAAAGAAGATCTTTTTAAGAAGGTTAGGGAATCTATAGATGTGTATCAGCAGGAAGCCCTGGTTGAAGAATTTATCGAAGGCAAAGAGTTGACCGTGGGGATCTTAGAAAACGGAAAAACCCACGTGCTTCCGATTTTAGAGATCGATTTTTCCAACTGTAAAAAAAGCGGAGAATATTTTTATTCCTGGAAGATGAAAGAGTTCCAAGGCAATAGCGAATTGGGGTTGGTGCCTGAATTCCATTGCCCGGCCAGGCTGGATAAAGAGGTAGAGGCCAAGGTAAAAGATGTGGCTTTGCGCACGCACCGGGCCGTAGGCTGTTTGGATATTTCCCGCACCGATATCCGTTTGGATAAATTTAATGTGCCGTATGTCTTGGAGATTAACCCTTTACCGGGGTTAGACCCCAAAGAATCCAATTTTCCGCTAATGGCATATGCCGCAGGGATGAAGTATGAGGATCTTATTGAGGCAATACTAATGAGTGCCTCAGAAAGGAAAAAGGCTTAAATTGAATAACCCCGAAGGTTTAGAAAACCAAAAAGGACAGGTTGAAACGCCGGTTATGCCGCGGCCTCCAAGGCGTTGGCGCGATTATCAGCAAATTCCCCTTTTTAAAGATGTTAACCCGCTGGATTGGGAAGATTGGCATTGGCAGCTCAAACACAGGATCCGCACCAAGGAAGAATTAGCCCAGATTATTAAGCTTACTCCCCAGGAGGAAAAAGGAATTGATAAAGCCAAAGGCAGGTTGGCCATGGCCATTACCCCTTATTGGGCAAGCCTGATTGATATTGAAGATCCGGATTGCCCCATCCGCAGGCAGTCTGTGCCGGTCGGCGATGAATTCTCGATTTCCCCGCACGAAATGGCTGATCCTTGCGCCGAGGACCGCGATTCTCCGGCGCCGCATTTGGTGCACCGCTATCCGGACAGGGTCCTGTTGTTGGCTACGGAGCATTGCGCGATGTATTGCCGGCATTGTACCCGCCGCAGGCTCGTGGGTGATCATGAAGAAAAAGAAACAAACCCTGAAACTAAATTTGACGCGGCCATAGAGTATATCAAAGCTAACCGTAAGATAAGGGATGTGTTGATTTCCGGCGGGGATCCGCTTACCTTAGAGGATGAGGCATTGGAATCCCTGATTGCCAAGATCCGCGACATATCGCATGTTGAATTATTAAGGATCGGTACGCGTATTCCGGCAACTTTACCGCAGCGCGTTACTGAAAATCTGGTAAACATGATCAAGAAATATTCTCCGATCTGGATGAGCATTCATTTTAATCATCCCAAGGAGATCACCAAGCGCTGTAAGAATGCCTGCGATATGCTTTCTGAAAGCGGCATACCTTTAGGCAGCCAGTCGGTGCTTCTTAAGGGCATCAACGACCGGCCATTCATTATGAAGCGCCTGATGCATGACCTTCTGCAAATGAGAGTAAGGCCGTATTATATTTACCAGTGCGATCCGGTAAGGGGCACGCAGCATTTTCGCACCCCGGTAGCCGTGGGGATAAATATTATCGAGAAATTACGCGGGCACACTTCCGGTTATGCCGTTCCGACCTATGTTATCGACGGGCCCGGCGGCGGCGGAAAGATCCCTGTGGGGCCGAATTATATTCTTTCCCAGGCCAAGGGTAAATATGTGTTGCGTAATTATAAGGGTAAGATCTATACCTACCTGGAATAATCTTTAAAATAAAGGGACAGTTTCTATTTTTCTTTTGTTTAATTTGATTGAAAAATAGAAACGGTCCCTGGATTCCTATGAAAATAAGCGCTTTTGCCATACCCGAAGTTGTTTTGGGAAAACATAACGTTAAAAACGATAAACTGGACCAGGCGGATAAACTGGTTAAGGCCAAGAAAAAAACTTATCCTCAGGTAGAGTTGGCCGGCGAGGACGCGGCAGCCGAAGCAGACGCTATAATTATTCCCAAAGACGCCAAGATGGATTTAATTCTTCGCGATTTGGATTTTGTGGAAACCCGCCTGAGTAAATCTCCGGAAGAAAAAGAAAAAATTATATTGAATAAAATGAAGGCAGCCCTGGAGAAAGAGGAGCTTATTTCCGGAATCG
The nucleotide sequence above comes from Candidatus Omnitrophota bacterium. Encoded proteins:
- a CDS encoding ATP-grasp domain-containing protein; this translates as MKTVGLTYDLKTDYKFKEGDPLDANAEFDAPSTINVIAEAIVANGFKVKKIGNANNLLEKIDNLGVDIVFNISEGLTGRNRESQVPILLEMAGIPFVGADALTLGLTLDKVMAKKIFIAEKIPTPKFFEVSSAEALINQDHCRFPLIVKPRFEGSSKGLSESSRVESTDELKKQVDFITKTYKQPALVEEFISGQEFTVAIVGNENPEVMPVVQIKIDGKLKLNDKFYTFARITSDRLEYICPAKITNDLKNKLDDLALKVYRSVECRDFGRVDFRVDNDGNPYVLEINPLPSLSTEDVFMLIAKNIGITYDQMVGKILNSAIARNGLN
- a CDS encoding ATP-grasp domain-containing protein, coding for MKVALTYNLKKKDPQKPADYFSECDSQETINSVVCALKTKGHSVEAIDVEYPALFSYFRKNRVDMVFNIAEGKHGRFRESEVPAVLDYLNIPYTGSDTFSLALALNKGLTKKILQAENIPTPNFQLFVKGDEPLDAQLRFPLIVKPNCEGSAKGINKTNVVENKEDLFKKVRESIDVYQQEALVEEFIEGKELTVGILENGKTHVLPILEIDFSNCKKSGEYFYSWKMKEFQGNSELGLVPEFHCPARLDKEVEAKVKDVALRTHRAVGCLDISRTDIRLDKFNVPYVLEINPLPGLDPKESNFPLMAYAAGMKYEDLIEAILMSASERKKA
- the ablA gene encoding lysine 2,3-aminomutase, encoding MPQKGKRLKLNNPEGLENQKGQVETPVMPRPPRRWRDYQQIPLFKDVNPLDWEDWHWQLKHRIRTKEELAQIIKLTPQEEKGIDKAKGRLAMAITPYWASLIDIEDPDCPIRRQSVPVGDEFSISPHEMADPCAEDRDSPAPHLVHRYPDRVLLLATEHCAMYCRHCTRRRLVGDHEEKETNPETKFDAAIEYIKANRKIRDVLISGGDPLTLEDEALESLIAKIRDISHVELLRIGTRIPATLPQRVTENLVNMIKKYSPIWMSIHFNHPKEITKRCKNACDMLSESGIPLGSQSVLLKGINDRPFIMKRLMHDLLQMRVRPYYIYQCDPVRGTQHFRTPVAVGINIIEKLRGHTSGYAVPTYVIDGPGGGGKIPVGPNYILSQAKGKYVLRNYKGKIYTYLE